In Rhipicephalus sanguineus isolate Rsan-2018 chromosome 1, BIME_Rsan_1.4, whole genome shotgun sequence, the DNA window tattttcatgttaccacctctcattcacgttcgtcatacagtcgggtcgcgcaataccaatttcggtgtatagcaagcaagcgaaacggccgcgaatttcaccgtgagcgtggcatgtaaatcatgacatacatgacatgcatgtcatggttttcatgtcaccacctattattcatgttcttcatacagtcacatcgcgcaataccaattttggtgtatatcaatctagcgaaacggccgcgagtgcgccatgagcgtggcatgtaagtcatctcgcacatgacatgcatgtcataattttcatgttaccacgtgtcacttatgttcgtcatacagaaatgtctcgtcataccagtttttgtatatattcattcatttaaacggccgcgagcggcccgagatcatgtcatgtaaatcatgctgcacatgacatgcgtgtcatgatttgcacgttaggacctgtcattatcttcgtcatgaactcttgtcacaccataacaattttggtatttATTAAGTTAACGGAACGactgcaagagccccaaggctgtggaatgtaaatcatgctgttcataacatgcatgtcatgatttttatgttatgacttgtcatttatgttcgtaataagatcatgttataccataccaattttggtatacatccgattaacgaaacggccaggagagcacaaagtcgtaggcggctagatagatagatagatagatagatagatagatagatagatagatagatagatagatagatagatagatagatagatagatagatagatagatagatagatagatagatagatagatagatagatagatagatagatagatagatagatagatagatagatagatagatagatagatagatagatagatagatagatagatagatagatagatagatagatagatagatagatagatacgctcaaagtcgcagaagttcgctaagaaatgcttcgcatttcataaTGCTAACTTTGGATAGAACGATGGAAACACTTACTCGCCGGTTAAGGCTATAGGtaccgcatacacaaaacatttttttacatAAAATTCGCAGAACTGAAACTtccgaatgcgaatgtggatttgTAGGTGTAGGTATATGCCACCTTCTTCTGGCCGGCCCACTTCATGACACACCCAGACGCCGTATTGAATCTGAACTAATGGCACTAGACCGCTGACCCTTGAGAGTGAagaaacttttgggcccgtggccaaccagGGCTTTACAGACGtacgctttaaaagcgttaaaacAATTTTTTGAAGCTGCTGGGAAATATTAAGGAATTTGTCTTCGTATTACAATATTATATGTAGTATTACATGATACGTATTATATGTATGTACTAAAGTCTAtgatgtcttgactgttacgttACCACACGTGCGGATTCGTCCCCGTAATGACCAGACGTGTTGACTACTATGTTGCCCATATGTGCGGATTCGATTAAATGAAGACCAGAGACATTATCAGACACGTTATTAATTACCTTTTGGACATTTTCTTTTACGTTCCGATGGTATTGTTTGATGTATTTGTTTTTACAtgtgtgtgctcgtgtgtgtATCTTCCATGCTCCACACAAGAACTAAGGAGTATATAGCCGGCGCCTTATTCGTGCGCCAACATTTCCATTTACATCATctcaataaaaagaaataaacaagctCTTGCCAAGGTAATCTTGGAACAAGAACTGAGTCGGAACATTAAACATTGAAGCTGATTTTCCTTGAAGTCGTTAACTGAGATTAATTGGTAGAGTTACCATAATTCTAGTCTAGCTCCAAATAGCCAAATCTGGTCGAATACGATCAGTTGAGCTtcacttatttcttttttttttcttcggatatctcttttttttttaagtttacacgagaacacgcgctgtgCTTCAGCGTTAGAAACCGGTGCGCAGCGTTAGTATACATGGCGGGCAGCTTcagcagcgtgctagccacgtGTCTGCCTTCAAGTGCGCCACTTCGTCGCTCCGGCGTTGCAGTCGCTCCGTGGGTTGGGTGCCTCGATGCACACCAGCCCGTTGACGGGGGGAAGCCATGTGCGCGCATCACGATAGAAAAGCTTGGAAGCAGTGGTTATTCCTTAGGTTTTCTTGCTGCTTTGTCTGCAAATTATTTATGAAATGGCTAATAAGTGCGCAAAAAAGGAAGTTCAAAGTAGCAAGCGAATAGCCATGGAGCCAGGCTGAAAATTTTATCGCCAGACGGGGTCGTAATATAGCCAAttcggcgcaaagtagccaccaacggtaACCCTGGTCATATGGTTTAGATACTCGCTGTGGGATgatattttttattgctcaatTCGCTAACAAAGAATTTTAAAATTCTTCTGGGGAACGGTGTGGGCACAGCCGGACATCACATCGATAAGGTGAATGGACCAATCCCAGCCACTTTTGTAAAAATGTTGAGTAGAACAAACTATCAACAGGAAGACGAGGAGAACTGTGTCGGGGAACTTCTCCAactgtgatttatttatttatttatttatttatttatttatttatttatttatttattcattcattcatttatttatttctatgtttgtttgcttgttctgCCCCTTGTTTGCAAAACTCCTGCCACGGCTGAGTCTTCAATATTGTAATTAATTGCAATGCAAAATGATGGTGAACTTACAACGAAGCTATACTTTTAATGAAGCATGCTTCATACAATGTAATTTTGTTATCCACTTGCATAGGGACAGGAGAAAGTGTGTTTGCACGCAGCAACGCAGACATGGTAAGGTTTAATGTCAAGGAAATGAATTAAACGCACGAAAAAAGGCGTAGGCAGGCAAGGCGGGTGCGTCGAAGGAATTTTAAAAAGTTAGTGGCTAACGTGGTCAGAATTTTGAAGGAGAGAACGCCGCCGGGGTATACGCTGGTTGAAGGCGGAATAATTATTTATGCTTCAAATATTCGTCTACTAAAAGCTTCTAGATTATCTTTTCAGGacatttatttttcttccttgttAGCGGCGAGTTCACTGCAATAATTAACGAGAGTTGACGCCTCCGAGCTTTCAACCTTTCACCTTCTAGTTTTTTCAGACTAAGTCAGCAGCTAATATTGGTGGTTAAGAGCTTGACGGAGTAAAAAATGGTTACAATTCGTATTCGAGGTATTGACGTCACATAGTTTACAGAAAGGACCAAAAGGCTTGAGTCATATTGCATTGCTTGAGTGTTTGCATTCCTCCCAAACGGCGTATGGGGCAGCATAGTGTTTCAGTTGGTTCCTTCGGTGAACACATCCGTCTGCGTGAGTCGGGTGGAGTTCTGCTCATGTGGTAGATTACTGTCATTGTAATGGGTCCCACATGATCGCCTTTCAGTTGTTCCTCCTTTGCGAACTGCTCACTTGACCGGACGTCCATTTCGGAAGGAGGCCCACCGCGTATGAAAGAAAGTAAAAATAGTCACACGATCCCTTAAGCATTCGTGTAAGACGACTTGCTCGAAGTCGAGAGCCGTCTTCATTTTGTCCTCCGTCAATTGTGTTGATCTCCCCTCCCACCCCCCGGCCccacttcgaaagctttctgcacctgacgtggcgTTTTGAAATGCTTctgggatcggtccacctttgaccaagcgacgatgtgatgcgatgatgtcatcatatgaaGTCGCggtatgtgacatcatgatgacgtcatgtggcgacGTCGTCAGACGATtgtgattttttgtatcactcgtgttgacgccgacgccgccgacggtcactttatgcgtttgacgaggcatctgaggttttcgccttaaagggacactaaaggcaaatattaacgatactgattgttgcaatagcgttgcagaaacctcgtagtgcttgtttcgtgaaaaggaaatgcttattttgaaagaacattacgttttagtggtccgcacggcattagcgcacttcaaatcacccgcctgaacggaccttctgacgtagcagctgccgtgcccaacgttgcccgcctttactgcccggtcgccgaagctacggtttcttgcgcaacagcggtcATCAACCTTGTCAAGACgtagccacgggccactccgaaactgtatagttcactgtaacggagcttagcttagccagcagcagcagaagtagagtatcggcagggcgaaaatagcgagaccAGAGCACACGCAGCAGTAAGCGATACcggaactaccactgagacgcgcagctcggcgaaaacggaacttttcgACAACTCACGCCGTTTCCCAcggtagcgccaagaggttcttttttccatgaatcaaataaaaacgaacaagcagcattttattacgtcttgtgatccacggaaggttctttttttgttgcaacTAGTTTTATTAGTGGTGGTTAATCGTACTCGGGACTccaaatgtcccactcgtggcgcacatcgtcacctacatttaccttaatttctcgattactagagcactgctgttggtaCTATTCACGCTTTAGACGTTCCCACACATTGACCTATCACtccgacataaattgttatttgcctttagagtccctttaataAGCTGTCTTCGTCTTTTACCTGAAGCATATTCCACATAATCTTAAAATACACGTTAATATGGAAATTATACATTCGACAGTCGAGTCCATATTCGAGCGTTTTCTTCACGAGTATTTGCTTGCGGATGGATTGGAAAACTTCTGCATCGGAACAATGATAGAGACAAGAGAGgaaaaacaagctcgaatgaTAGACTAAGGTACCAGATCTTTCATAAAAGCTACGATTATGTAGAGAGAAGCTTCTGCGTTGCATTAAGCTGAAAAATTCTCTGCACTGGAACACTCAAGCTCGCAGCCTGGTTCATTCAGTGCGCGTAGTGTTCGAGACCCAGTACACTTGTTTCATATAAAAGCAGCAGGTTCTGAAGACAGAAAGAGCACACGGTTCTGATGTATTGAGGGGCCCTTTATGCAGTTATCTACACGAGTTCATCTACACGTGTAGAAATTACTTGCTCAATAATTCTCTGTACGCACTAATCGACGAATGGAGGGATGAAactttgaaaaaagaaacaataaaaaatggaGAAATGAATGAACATACAAATAGCGGAACTGCCGAATGTCCAAATAAATGATTCGCTCATTGTTAAGTGAAGCGCAGAGCGGTTGGATCTACTTAATGGAATATAGGTCAGCGAATAAACGAGCGGATGAATGAATGATCGAGCGAAGGAGGTGGCGGCGGGCGCGCTTCATATTTTCGCGAACGGGGCAGGCAACTCGGGAGCACCGCGTGGCTACTGCCGACAGTCGCGCCCCCTGGCAAACGCCGTGCACGGGCGCGCTTGGAAAGGGTGAGTGCAGCGGGAGGGAAGGGCAGGAGCGAACAAAACAGCAGGGAAAGGCATCCCCCGGACTCGTAGCGAAACGCGGTCTCTAGCGCGCGGTTGCAGCCCGCTGTGCGTCCCGCCAAAGGCGCGGTCCGTTCCCGTCGGCCTGGTCCGTCTGCGAGAGGAGAGCTCACAGTCTCGCATCGCCTGTGCGGTGTTCGACTCTGTACTGTTCTTCAAGAATTCGGCTTGTTTTCCGTCGGCGCCTCCAGCGTCCCACCAAGTGCACGGACTTCGTcaagcaacctttttttttttcgcactgatTTCTTTTGCTGAAATCTGGACTCGTGATACCTGTTGCTTCGGATTTTAAAGACAGTTCCGTCAAAGTTCGGGTACCTATtccctgtgcttttttttttatcgttactCGGTGTTAAATAGCTCACAGACATATTACGAACATTAACCATTCATCGCGACTCTTTACTATACTTACTGGTGGTACGAGACAAGTGTAGTTTAACTGTGtacctctgtctctctctttatttttttgttgcctCCGGGAGTCAGCAAAAGCAGAAGACTGCAATTTTTCGAAGCAATTTTTTTCtctggcacatttttttttaattttagtacagaagtgcgtttttttttctgtgtatgcGGTCTGCTCGTCGAACATACATTTGCCGTCAGTTGTGCGCCGAAGTGTGACCGAGCGCAAACGGGACTTTTCCATCATATAGCCAGTAAGTACCGTCTTTCTAATTCAACGCGGTAGCCtcgcattttttttcgcaaacaAACAATTAATCTAACTTCCCGGACATTTTTCTTCAGCGGCATCCGAACACTGGTTACCGACGACTGGCACTTCGTCGAACCACCAAATGCAATAGAATTCTGAAAAGTGGCCGGCGGCATTTTGCTCGGAAACGCGAAGCTCTCTCGATAGGGTTTGGGTTGCAAACGCCATCATTTATCCCGTGGCGGTGACCAAATCAATTTGTTAAAGTACAGCTGCGGGCAGCAGGCTCGCATTTGAAGCGCTTGAGGAAAGACGCTCGTTGAAGCACTGTTTATCCAGGAAAGTCTGTTTGAATTCCCAacgaagaaaaagttatttctgATTCGAACTTACGAGGGGCCCCGATGATGGACTTTCCAATAATGCCGCTGCCCCCGGTGTCGGAAGCTCCGACCACGAGCGCCAACGTTTCGGTGGCTATGGGTCACGTAGCAACCGAGCCCACGCTTGCTTCGGGGTCGTGGGCGCCGTCCCAAGAGAATTCGACATTGGCGGCGTTCCGGGCCAACCTAACGGCTGACGATTATCCCCCAATGAACGCTTTGGGCTTCGAGCTTCAGGCGTTCCTCATCGCGCTGTACAGCTTGACCGCGCTGCTGGCGCTGGGCGGCAACGTGATGGTCATCGTGGTGCTCCTCCTGGGCCGTCGGTCGTCGCGCGAACTCAGACTGTTCCTGGTGAACCTGGCGCTGTCGGACATTGCCATGGCCGTGTTCTCCATCCCGTTCACCTACACCGACTTCATGCTGGGCCGCTGGATCTTCGAGCCTCTCTTCTGCCCCGTCGTGCTCTTCATGCAGCACGTTTCGGTCATCGTGTCCGTCTACACGCTCACCGCCATCGGAGTCGACAGGTGAGTAACGTTCAAGTAATTAACACGCGCGAGTTGTGTGTACGGCCGATTTCGCCGGAAGTGAGCCATGTTCCGTCGATGAACTTCGGACATGTCCTCAAGCTCCATTACAGCTGAACGTACACGCCAGTGCGTTACTTCGTGTAGAATTGTACCGTCGATCCGAACCATCGCTGTTCGCACTTCGTGCACCATTCGTTGTGAAATTTGTGTTTTGT includes these proteins:
- the LOC119375415 gene encoding neuropeptide Y receptor type 5 → MPLPPVSEAPTTSANVSVAMGHVATEPTLASGSWAPSQENSTLAAFRANLTADDYPPMNALGFELQAFLIALYSLTALLALGGNVMVIVVLLLGRRSSRELRLFLVNLALSDIAMAVFSIPFTYTDFMLGRWIFEPLFCPVVLFMQHVSVIVSVYTLTAIGVDSSERSSPSQDFLL